A window of Pseudomonas mucidolens contains these coding sequences:
- a CDS encoding DNA polymerase III subunit delta', translating into MAEAYPWQDSLWQQLAGRTQHAHAYLLHGPVGIGKRALAERLMASLLCQQPQGLEACGQCKSCLLLKAGSHPDNYLLEPEEADKAIKVDQVRDLVSFVVQTAQMGGRKVVLIEPVESMNINAANALLKSLEEPSGDTVLLLVSHQSSRLLPTIRSRCVQQACPLPSEAMSLQWLGQALPECSEQERVELLTLAAGSPLAAVKLQAQGVREQRALVVDGVKKLLKQEQSATQLAEGWKDIPLLLLFDWFCDWSSLILRYQLTQDESGLGLMDMRKVVQYLAQKSAQDKVLNIQDWILGQRQKVLSKANLNRVLLLEALLVQWVGLLGRR; encoded by the coding sequence GTGGCTGAAGCCTATCCCTGGCAGGACAGCCTGTGGCAGCAACTGGCTGGTCGTACCCAGCATGCCCACGCCTACCTGCTTCACGGGCCGGTGGGCATCGGCAAGCGTGCGTTGGCCGAGCGGCTGATGGCCAGTTTGCTGTGCCAGCAACCGCAAGGTCTGGAGGCATGCGGACAGTGTAAGTCCTGCCTGCTGCTCAAGGCGGGCAGTCACCCGGACAACTACCTGCTGGAACCGGAAGAAGCCGACAAGGCGATCAAGGTCGATCAGGTTCGTGACCTGGTGAGCTTTGTGGTGCAGACCGCGCAGATGGGCGGGCGCAAGGTGGTGCTGATCGAGCCGGTGGAGTCGATGAACATCAACGCGGCCAACGCCTTGCTCAAGAGCTTGGAGGAGCCTTCCGGCGACACCGTGCTGTTGCTGGTCAGTCATCAGTCCAGTCGCTTGCTGCCGACCATTCGCAGCCGTTGCGTGCAGCAGGCCTGTCCGTTGCCGAGCGAGGCCATGAGTCTGCAGTGGCTGGGACAGGCCTTGCCGGAGTGCAGCGAGCAGGAGCGGGTGGAGTTATTGACGCTGGCCGCCGGCTCGCCCCTGGCGGCCGTCAAGTTGCAGGCTCAAGGTGTGCGCGAGCAGCGGGCGCTGGTGGTGGATGGGGTGAAGAAGTTGCTCAAGCAAGAGCAGTCGGCCACGCAATTGGCTGAGGGCTGGAAAGACATTCCGTTGCTGCTGCTGTTCGATTGGTTTTGTGACTGGTCCAGCTTGATCCTGCGTTACCAGTTGACCCAGGACGAAAGCGGCCTGGGCTTGATGGACATGCGCAAAGTCGTGCAATACCTGGCGCAGAAGAGCGCCCAGGACAAGGTCTTGAACATCCAGGACTGGATCCTCGGCCAGCGGCAGAAGGTGCTGAGCAAGGCCAACCTGAATCGGGTGCTGTTGCTTGAGGCATTGCTGGTGCAATGGGTCGGGTTGCTCGGCCGCCGTTAA
- the tmk gene encoding dTMP kinase, producing the protein MTGLFITLEGPEGAGKSTNREYLAERLRASGIEVLLTREPGGTPLAERIREVLLTPGDEVMSPDAELLLVFAARAQHLAEVIRPALARGAVVICDRFTDSTYAYQGAGRGLSLERIATLENFVQGQLRPHLTLVFDLPVEVGLARASARGRLDRFEQEGRVFFDAVRGAYLKRAEADPSRYFLVDAAQPLSQVQQALDALLPKLLELYRG; encoded by the coding sequence GTGACTGGCTTGTTTATTACCCTGGAAGGCCCGGAAGGCGCCGGCAAAAGCACCAACCGCGAATACCTTGCCGAGCGCTTGCGTGCCTCGGGTATCGAAGTGTTGTTGACCCGTGAGCCCGGTGGCACGCCCTTGGCCGAGCGGATTCGCGAGGTGCTGCTGACTCCCGGTGACGAAGTCATGAGTCCGGACGCAGAGCTATTGCTGGTGTTTGCCGCACGTGCCCAACATTTGGCAGAAGTGATTCGTCCGGCCCTGGCCCGTGGCGCGGTGGTGATTTGCGATCGATTCACCGATTCCACCTACGCCTATCAGGGCGCAGGCCGGGGTTTGTCATTAGAACGCATTGCCACGTTGGAGAACTTTGTCCAAGGCCAATTGCGCCCTCATTTGACACTGGTGTTCGACCTGCCGGTAGAGGTCGGATTGGCCCGGGCCAGTGCGCGAGGCCGCCTGGACCGATTCGAGCAGGAAGGCCGGGTATTTTTTGACGCCGTGCGCGGTGCCTATCTCAAGCGTGCCGAAGCCGATCCATCGCGCTATTTCCTGGTGGATGCCGCGCAACCGTTGAGCCAGGTTCAGCAGGCGCTGGATGCCTTGTTGCCGAAACTGTTGGAGCTTTACCGTGGCTGA
- the mltG gene encoding endolytic transglycosylase MltG: protein MRRKFILLLEVGLVLAGLLLGFSAWKLDSALKQPLNLSQEQLLDVPAGSTPTGTFNRLEQDGVLKDAFWLRVYWRFNLEGQPLHSGEYRMQPGLTARGLIDLWQRAEVVQYSLTLVEGWNFRQVRAALAKHEKIEQTLSGLSDPEVMEKLGHPDEFPEGRFFPDTYRFVRGMTDVEFLKKAYDRLDAVLAEEWSKRAPDLPYKEPYQALIMASLVEKETGVPRERGQIAGVFVRRLKIGMLLQTDPTVIYGMGEHYNGKLTRAHLRQATPYNTYVNAGLPPTPIAMVGREAIHAALNPVPGSSLYFVARGDGSHVFSDNLGAHNAAVREFQLKRRADYRSSPGPSTQPVDEVPASPVDSVDTPQDPMPQSPQ from the coding sequence TTGAGACGTAAATTTATTCTGTTGCTGGAAGTCGGTCTGGTTCTGGCGGGCTTGCTGCTGGGCTTTTCGGCCTGGAAGTTGGACTCGGCCTTGAAGCAGCCGCTGAATCTGTCCCAGGAACAATTACTCGATGTACCGGCCGGCTCGACCCCCACGGGAACCTTCAACCGCCTGGAACAGGACGGTGTGCTCAAGGACGCCTTCTGGTTACGTGTCTACTGGCGCTTCAACCTCGAAGGCCAGCCGCTGCACAGCGGTGAGTACCGCATGCAACCCGGTTTGACCGCCCGGGGCCTGATCGATCTGTGGCAGCGCGCCGAAGTGGTGCAGTACAGCCTGACGCTGGTGGAGGGGTGGAATTTCCGCCAGGTACGCGCCGCGTTGGCCAAGCACGAAAAGATCGAGCAGACCCTGTCTGGCTTGAGTGACCCTGAAGTGATGGAAAAACTCGGTCATCCCGACGAATTCCCTGAAGGGCGGTTCTTCCCGGATACCTACCGTTTTGTGCGGGGCATGACTGACGTCGAGTTCCTGAAAAAAGCCTATGACCGCCTGGATGCCGTGCTCGCCGAGGAGTGGAGCAAGCGCGCGCCAGACCTGCCGTATAAAGAGCCTTACCAGGCGTTGATCATGGCCTCGCTGGTTGAGAAGGAAACCGGTGTGCCGCGAGAACGTGGGCAGATCGCCGGAGTCTTTGTGCGACGCCTGAAAATCGGCATGTTGTTGCAGACAGACCCGACCGTCATCTACGGCATGGGCGAACACTACAATGGCAAGTTGACCCGCGCTCACCTCAGGCAGGCAACGCCCTATAACACTTATGTGAATGCCGGTCTGCCGCCGACGCCGATTGCGATGGTCGGTCGCGAGGCGATTCATGCCGCCTTGAACCCGGTGCCCGGCAGCAGCCTGTATTTTGTGGCACGTGGCGACGGCAGCCATGTGTTCTCGGATAACCTGGGGGCGCATAATGCTGCCGTGCGCGAATTTCAACTCAAGCGCCGCGCCGACTATCGCTCAAGCCCGGGCCCTTCGACGCAGCCTGTGGATGAAGTGCCTGCGTCCCCGGTTGATTCTGTCGATACACCTCAAGATCCGATGCCGCAAAGCCCGCAATGA
- the pabC gene encoding aminodeoxychorismate lyase, which translates to MFNWVDGQPADAVSLKDRGLAYGDGLFETIAVKAGQPLLLERHLQRLEAGCGRLAIVADHALIRSELLVFAATLGDGILKLILTRGDGLRGYGINAGAPARRILQGSPPATYPEAHGSSGIRLFPCATRLSEQPLLAGLKHLNRLEQVIARAEWHDADHAEGLMLDMSGRVIEGVFSNLFLVDDGHLLTADLSRCGVAGVMRAELLARAEASGITTRVVDISLEQLQQADEVFVCNSVYGIWPVLGCGPMSWSAGPLTRKLQGIVRTLLGV; encoded by the coding sequence ATGTTCAACTGGGTCGACGGTCAGCCAGCGGACGCAGTGTCCCTGAAAGATCGCGGCCTGGCCTACGGCGATGGCTTGTTTGAAACCATTGCCGTAAAAGCCGGGCAGCCGTTGTTGCTCGAGCGGCACCTGCAGCGCCTTGAAGCAGGGTGCGGGCGGTTGGCGATTGTTGCGGATCACGCGCTGATCCGCAGCGAATTGCTGGTCTTTGCCGCGACCCTCGGCGACGGCATACTCAAGTTGATCCTCACCCGTGGCGACGGCCTGCGGGGCTATGGTATCAACGCTGGCGCGCCGGCGCGCCGCATTCTGCAAGGCAGCCCGCCTGCCACCTATCCCGAAGCGCATGGATCATCCGGCATACGTCTTTTTCCATGTGCCACTCGTTTGTCCGAACAACCCTTGCTCGCAGGCCTCAAGCACCTCAACCGGCTTGAACAGGTCATCGCGCGTGCCGAATGGCACGATGCCGATCACGCCGAAGGATTGATGCTGGATATGTCCGGGCGAGTCATTGAAGGCGTGTTCAGCAACCTGTTTTTAGTCGATGACGGCCACTTGCTGACTGCCGACTTGAGTCGCTGTGGAGTTGCCGGCGTCATGCGGGCCGAGCTGTTGGCCCGGGCCGAGGCGTCGGGCATCACGACGCGTGTGGTCGATATCAGCCTTGAGCAGCTGCAACAGGCCGACGAAGTCTTCGTCTGCAACAGCGTTTATGGCATCTGGCCGGTACTTGGGTGTGGGCCAATGAGCTGGTCGGCTGGACCACTCACCCGTAAACTGCAGGGCATTGTTCGCACGCTATTGGGTGTTTGA
- the fabF gene encoding beta-ketoacyl-ACP synthase II, whose amino-acid sequence MSRRRVVVTGMGMLSPLGTDVPSSWQGILAGHSGIGLIEHTDLSAYSTRFGGSVKGFNVEEYLSIKESRKLDLFIQYGLAAGFQAVRNAGLEVTDANRDRVGVAMGSGIGGLTNIEETSRTLHDSGPRRISPFFVPGSIINMISGFLSIHLGAQGPNYAISTACTTGTHCIGMAARNIAYDEADVMIAGGAEMAACGLGMGGFGASRALSTRNDEPTRASRPWDKGRDGFVLSDGAGALVLEELEHAKARGATIYAELIGFGMSGDAFHMTSPPADGAGAARCISNALRDAKINAEQVQYINAHGTSTPTGDLAEAEAIKSVFGEYAYKLAVSSTKSMTGHLLGAAGAVEAIFSVLAIKDQVAPPTINLDEPDEGCDLNFVPHEPQKMPIDVVLSNSFGFGGTNGSLVFRRFAE is encoded by the coding sequence GTGTCGCGTAGACGCGTCGTAGTCACCGGTATGGGTATGTTGTCGCCACTGGGTACGGATGTGCCGAGCAGTTGGCAGGGCATTTTGGCTGGCCACAGTGGTATTGGTCTGATCGAGCATACGGACCTTTCTGCCTATTCCACCCGTTTTGGCGGCTCGGTAAAGGGCTTCAATGTCGAGGAATATCTCTCGATCAAGGAATCCCGCAAGCTCGACCTGTTCATTCAATACGGCCTGGCAGCCGGTTTTCAGGCGGTGCGTAATGCTGGCCTGGAAGTCACCGATGCCAACCGTGACCGCGTCGGCGTGGCCATGGGTTCGGGTATTGGCGGTCTGACCAATATCGAAGAAACCAGCCGCACGCTGCATGATTCCGGTCCCCGTCGAATTTCACCGTTCTTCGTACCCGGTTCGATCATCAATATGATTTCCGGCTTCCTGTCGATCCACCTGGGTGCACAGGGACCCAACTACGCCATTTCCACTGCCTGTACCACGGGCACTCACTGCATCGGCATGGCAGCGCGCAATATCGCTTACGACGAAGCCGACGTGATGATTGCCGGTGGCGCGGAAATGGCCGCGTGTGGCCTGGGTATGGGGGGCTTTGGTGCGTCCCGTGCGCTGTCGACCCGCAATGACGAGCCGACCCGCGCCAGTCGTCCCTGGGACAAAGGGCGTGATGGCTTCGTGCTCTCCGATGGCGCGGGTGCGCTGGTGCTGGAAGAGTTGGAACACGCCAAGGCCCGTGGCGCGACCATTTATGCCGAACTGATCGGCTTCGGCATGAGCGGCGATGCGTTCCACATGACCTCGCCGCCGGCCGACGGCGCGGGTGCTGCCCGTTGCATCAGCAATGCCTTGCGCGATGCGAAGATCAACGCCGAGCAGGTGCAGTACATCAACGCCCACGGCACCTCGACTCCGACCGGCGACCTGGCGGAAGCCGAGGCCATCAAGTCGGTGTTTGGCGAGTACGCGTATAAGCTGGCGGTCAGCTCGACCAAATCCATGACGGGTCACCTGTTGGGTGCGGCGGGCGCGGTGGAAGCGATCTTCAGTGTGTTGGCAATCAAGGATCAAGTGGCGCCGCCGACGATCAACCTGGATGAGCCGGACGAAGGTTGCGACCTGAACTTCGTCCCCCACGAACCGCAGAAAATGCCAATCGACGTGGTGTTGTCCAACTCCTTCGGTTTTGGCGGGACCAACGGTTCCCTGGTGTTCCGCCGGTTCGCCGAGTGA
- the acpP gene encoding acyl carrier protein: MSTIEERVKKIVAEQLGVKEEEVVNTASFVEDLGADSLDTVELVMALEEEFETEIPDEEAEKITTVQAAIDYVTSHQA, from the coding sequence ATGAGCACCATCGAAGAGCGCGTCAAGAAAATCGTCGCCGAGCAACTGGGCGTTAAGGAAGAAGAAGTGGTCAACACTGCTTCCTTCGTAGAAGACCTGGGTGCCGATTCCCTTGACACCGTTGAGCTGGTGATGGCTCTGGAAGAGGAATTCGAGACCGAAATCCCGGACGAAGAAGCTGAAAAAATCACTACTGTTCAAGCTGCTATCGACTACGTTACTAGCCACCAGGCGTAA
- the fabG gene encoding 3-oxoacyl-ACP reductase FabG, giving the protein MSLQGKVALVTGASRGIGQAIALELGRQGAVVIGTATSASGAERIAATLKENGVQGAGLELNVTSDESVAAVLAEITAQFGAPAILVNNAGITRDNLMMRMKDDEWYDVVDTNLNSLFRLSKGVLRGMTKARWGRIINIGSVVGAMGNAGQVNYASAKAGLEGFSRALAREVGSRSITVNSVAPGFIDTDMTRELPEAQREALLTQIPLGRLGQAQEIANVVTFLASDGAAYVTGATIPVNGGMYMS; this is encoded by the coding sequence ATGAGTCTGCAAGGTAAAGTTGCACTGGTTACCGGCGCGAGCCGTGGCATCGGCCAGGCGATCGCCCTGGAACTGGGTCGTCAAGGCGCTGTTGTGATCGGCACCGCCACCTCCGCTTCGGGCGCTGAGCGTATCGCAGCGACCCTGAAGGAAAACGGTGTGCAGGGCGCCGGTCTTGAACTCAACGTGACCAGCGATGAGTCCGTGGCAGCGGTATTGGCTGAAATTACCGCGCAATTCGGTGCGCCGGCTATTCTGGTGAACAACGCCGGCATTACCCGCGATAACCTGATGATGCGCATGAAAGACGACGAATGGTACGACGTGGTCGATACCAACCTGAACAGTCTGTTTCGCCTGTCCAAAGGCGTTTTGCGTGGCATGACCAAGGCGCGTTGGGGCCGAATTATCAATATTGGCTCCGTAGTGGGTGCCATGGGCAACGCAGGCCAAGTAAACTACGCATCCGCCAAGGCCGGTCTGGAAGGTTTCAGCCGTGCATTGGCACGTGAAGTTGGTTCGCGGTCGATTACGGTCAACTCGGTGGCCCCAGGGTTCATCGACACCGATATGACCCGCGAACTGCCGGAAGCACAGCGTGAAGCCTTGCTGACGCAGATTCCGCTGGGCCGTCTGGGCCAGGCTCAAGAGATCGCGAATGTGGTCACTTTCCTGGCATCCGACGGTGCGGCATACGTGACTGGGGCTACAATCCCGGTGAACGGCGGGATGTACATGAGTTAA
- the fabD gene encoding ACP S-malonyltransferase: MSTSLAFVFPGQGSQSLGMLAELGAQYPLILETFKEASEALGYDLWALTQQGPEELLNQTDKTQPAILTASIALWRVWLAEGGARPAFVAGHSLGEYSALVAAGSLTLGEAVKLVERRGQLMQEAVPAGQGGMAAILGLEDADVIAACAEAAQGEVVSAVNFNSPGQVVIAGAKAAVERAIEGCKARGAKRALPLPVSVPSHCELMRPAAERFAESIAAINWQAPQIPLVQNVSAAVALDLETLKRDLLEQLYKPVRWVESVQTLAANGATQLVECGPGKVLAGLNKRCADGVSTSNLNTPDGFAAARAALA; this comes from the coding sequence ATGTCTACATCCCTCGCATTCGTCTTTCCAGGGCAGGGTTCGCAGTCTCTCGGCATGTTGGCCGAGCTGGGCGCGCAATACCCGCTGATCCTGGAGACTTTCAAGGAAGCTTCCGAAGCGCTCGGTTACGACCTCTGGGCACTGACCCAGCAAGGGCCGGAAGAACTGCTCAATCAAACCGACAAAACCCAGCCGGCCATTCTGACTGCTTCCATCGCGCTGTGGCGTGTATGGCTGGCTGAAGGTGGTGCGCGCCCGGCATTCGTTGCCGGTCACAGCCTGGGCGAATACAGCGCCCTGGTGGCCGCAGGCAGCTTGACCCTAGGTGAAGCGGTCAAACTGGTGGAGCGGCGTGGTCAGCTGATGCAGGAAGCCGTTCCGGCCGGGCAGGGCGGTATGGCCGCCATTCTCGGCCTGGAAGATGCGGATGTGATCGCCGCCTGCGCTGAAGCGGCTCAAGGCGAAGTGGTCAGTGCCGTCAACTTCAACTCCCCGGGCCAGGTGGTGATCGCCGGAGCCAAGGCGGCTGTCGAGCGTGCCATCGAAGGCTGCAAGGCGCGTGGTGCCAAGCGTGCCCTGCCGTTGCCGGTCAGCGTACCGTCGCATTGCGAACTGATGCGTCCGGCGGCCGAGCGGTTTGCCGAGTCGATTGCAGCGATCAACTGGCAGGCCCCGCAGATCCCATTGGTACAGAACGTCAGCGCTGCTGTCGCCCTGGACCTGGAAACCCTCAAGCGAGACCTGTTGGAGCAGCTGTACAAGCCGGTTCGCTGGGTTGAATCGGTCCAGACCCTGGCGGCCAACGGTGCTACCCAATTGGTCGAATGCGGTCCGGGCAAAGTCCTGGCCGGCCTGAACAAGCGCTGCGCCGACGGCGTGTCGACTTCCAATCTCAATACCCCGGATGGCTTCGCGGCCGCCCGCGCCGCACTGGCCTGA
- the plsX gene encoding phosphate acyltransferase PlsX: MSAQVIAIDAMGGDFGPRSIVQACIASLSATPSLHLTLVGQPSLLEELIASHPAVDRARLTITPASETIGMDEKPAQALRSKPDSSMRVALELVRDGKAQACVSAGNTGALMALSRFVLKTLPGIDRPAMVAAIPTQRGYCQLLDLGANVDCSAEHLLHFALMGSVAAQALGVVRPRVALLNIGTEDIKGNQQVKLAASLLQQARGLNYIGFVEGDGLYRGEADVVVCDGFVGNILLKSSEGLATMIAARIEALFKRNLASRLVGALALPLMRRLQADLAPARHNGASFLGLQGIVVKSHGSAGVQGFQSAIARALIEIQENLPQRLHGRLEDLLP; this comes from the coding sequence TTGTCTGCTCAAGTCATCGCGATTGACGCAATGGGCGGGGACTTCGGTCCCCGCAGCATTGTTCAGGCCTGTATCGCCAGTCTGTCCGCTACGCCCTCGCTGCACCTGACCCTCGTCGGCCAACCCTCCTTACTTGAAGAATTAATTGCCAGCCATCCGGCGGTGGATCGCGCGCGCCTGACGATTACGCCGGCCAGCGAAACCATTGGCATGGATGAAAAGCCTGCTCAAGCGCTGCGTAGCAAGCCGGATTCGTCGATGCGCGTGGCCCTCGAGCTTGTGCGCGATGGCAAGGCCCAGGCGTGTGTCAGTGCCGGCAACACAGGCGCCTTGATGGCGTTGTCGCGCTTTGTATTAAAAACCTTGCCGGGCATCGATCGGCCAGCGATGGTCGCGGCCATTCCGACCCAGCGCGGTTACTGTCAGTTGCTGGATTTGGGGGCGAATGTCGATTGCAGCGCCGAGCATCTGCTGCATTTTGCCCTGATGGGCTCGGTGGCGGCGCAAGCGCTGGGTGTGGTGCGGCCTCGGGTGGCCTTGCTCAATATCGGTACCGAGGACATCAAGGGGAATCAGCAGGTCAAGTTGGCGGCAAGCCTGTTGCAGCAAGCGCGTGGCTTGAACTACATCGGGTTCGTCGAGGGTGACGGGTTATATCGTGGCGAGGCCGATGTGGTGGTGTGCGACGGCTTTGTCGGCAATATTCTGCTCAAGTCCAGCGAAGGCCTTGCGACAATGATTGCGGCGCGCATCGAGGCGCTGTTCAAGCGCAACCTTGCTTCACGACTGGTTGGCGCGTTGGCGTTGCCGTTGATGCGACGTTTGCAGGCGGACTTGGCACCCGCGCGGCATAATGGCGCAAGTTTTCTCGGGTTACAGGGAATCGTGGTGAAAAGCCACGGTTCTGCCGGGGTCCAGGGTTTTCAGAGTGCCATTGCACGAGCGTTGATCGAGATCCAGGAAAACCTGCCGCAACGCTTGCATGGTCGTCTTGAGGATCTGTTGCCTTAG
- the rpmF gene encoding 50S ribosomal protein L32 gives MAVQQNKKSRSARDMRRSHDALEASTLSVEKTTGEVHLRHHVSPEGVYRGRKVIDKGADE, from the coding sequence ATGGCTGTTCAGCAGAACAAAAAATCCCGCTCTGCCCGTGACATGCGTCGTTCCCACGATGCTCTCGAGGCTAGCACTCTGTCCGTAGAAAAGACCACTGGTGAAGTTCACCTGCGTCACCACGTATCGCCAGAAGGCGTATACCGTGGTCGTAAAGTGATCGACAAGGGCGCTGACGAGTAA
- a CDS encoding YceD family protein, with amino-acid sequence MLNDPIPPHVDPRKLADRGTTLQGELLLADLERLCDPLSDTVGTVQAKFVFERDERKSVVIHSFIDTEVKMVCQRCLELVTLPIHSECSYAVVKEGANTQSLPKGYDVLELGEDPLDLHALIEEELLLALPIVPAHHPEECQQPAGLDDEPEPSEDEVTRSNPFSVLAQLKRDPNV; translated from the coding sequence ATGTTGAATGACCCGATTCCACCTCACGTTGACCCGCGCAAATTGGCTGATCGTGGCACCACCCTTCAAGGTGAGCTGCTGCTAGCCGATTTGGAGAGACTCTGCGACCCGCTTTCCGACACTGTCGGTACGGTGCAGGCTAAATTCGTTTTTGAACGAGATGAACGTAAATCTGTGGTCATTCACAGCTTTATCGACACCGAAGTCAAAATGGTTTGCCAGCGTTGTCTTGAGCTGGTCACCCTGCCGATCCACAGCGAATGCAGTTATGCTGTGGTGAAAGAGGGTGCGAATACCCAGTCGTTGCCGAAAGGTTATGACGTGCTGGAACTGGGCGAAGATCCTTTGGATCTGCATGCACTGATCGAGGAGGAGCTTTTGCTCGCCTTGCCCATTGTGCCTGCTCATCATCCGGAAGAATGCCAGCAGCCGGCGGGCCTCGATGACGAGCCCGAACCGAGCGAGGACGAGGTAACGCGGTCCAACCCGTTCAGTGTATTGGCGCAGTTAAAGCGTGACCCAAACGTTTAG
- a CDS encoding Maf family protein, translating into MLPLLLASSSIYRRELLSRLHLPFICSSPDIDESPYSDESAIELVKRLAEQKARALAASHPGHLIIGSDQVAALDGRIIGKPHTFENAREQLLAASGKQVSFLTGLALLNSETGQCQVDCVPFTVHMRELGAERIERYLRIEQPYDCAGSFKAEGLGVSLFQGTEGPDATSLVGLPLIRLVDMLLAEGVQIP; encoded by the coding sequence ATGCTACCTTTATTACTCGCTTCCAGCTCCATTTATCGCCGGGAGTTGCTGAGCCGCCTGCACCTGCCGTTCATCTGCAGCTCACCGGATATCGACGAAAGCCCCTACTCGGATGAGTCCGCTATCGAGCTGGTCAAGCGCCTGGCCGAACAAAAGGCTCGCGCCCTCGCCGCCAGCCATCCAGGACATTTGATCATCGGTTCCGATCAGGTGGCAGCGCTGGACGGCCGGATCATCGGCAAGCCCCACACGTTCGAGAACGCCCGCGAGCAACTGCTGGCGGCGAGCGGCAAGCAAGTCAGCTTTCTGACAGGCCTGGCGCTACTTAATAGCGAAACAGGCCAGTGCCAGGTCGACTGCGTTCCCTTTACCGTACACATGCGCGAACTGGGTGCCGAACGCATCGAACGCTACCTGCGGATTGAGCAACCGTATGACTGCGCCGGCAGTTTCAAGGCTGAAGGATTGGGTGTGAGTCTGTTCCAGGGTACCGAAGGGCCGGATGCCACCAGCCTTGTGGGTTTGCCACTGATTCGCCTGGTGGACATGCTGCTTGCCGAAGGCGTACAGATCCCCTAA
- a CDS encoding S49 family peptidase — protein MTDEWKAPSKAGADDGDGKSWKLLEKTLLAGVQEQRRARRWGIFFKLLTFTYLLGMLALFSPLMDVEKGAGLGSHYTALIEVRGVIADKESASADNIVSSLRAAFKDPKVKGVVLRINSPGGSPVQSGYVYDEIRRLRALHPDTKLYAVISDLGASGAYYIASAADQIYADKASLVGSIGVTAAGYGFVGAMQKLGVERRTYTSGEHKAFLDPFQPQKADETAFWQGVLDTTHRQFIASVKQGRGDRLKDKEHPELFSGLVWSGEQALPLGLIDGLGSASSVARDVIGEKELVDFTVEESPFDRFSKKLGASIAEKLAMYMGFQGPTLR, from the coding sequence ATGACCGATGAGTGGAAAGCGCCGAGTAAGGCCGGTGCGGATGACGGCGATGGAAAAAGCTGGAAGTTGCTGGAAAAGACGCTGCTGGCGGGTGTTCAGGAGCAGCGCCGCGCGCGGCGTTGGGGGATCTTTTTCAAGCTGCTGACGTTTACTTATCTGCTGGGCATGCTGGCGCTCTTCAGTCCTCTGATGGACGTGGAGAAAGGCGCCGGGCTGGGCAGCCATTACACCGCGTTGATCGAAGTGCGCGGAGTGATCGCCGACAAGGAGTCCGCCAGTGCCGACAATATCGTCAGCAGTCTGCGGGCGGCTTTCAAGGATCCGAAAGTCAAAGGCGTGGTGCTGCGCATTAACAGCCCGGGCGGCAGTCCTGTGCAGTCGGGTTATGTGTATGACGAGATTCGTCGTCTGCGCGCCCTGCATCCGGACACCAAGCTATATGCGGTGATTTCAGATCTGGGGGCTTCTGGTGCCTATTATATCGCCAGCGCCGCGGATCAGATTTACGCCGACAAGGCCAGCCTGGTCGGTTCCATTGGTGTGACGGCGGCCGGTTATGGTTTTGTCGGCGCCATGCAAAAGCTGGGTGTGGAGCGCCGGACCTACACCTCGGGCGAGCACAAGGCGTTCCTGGATCCGTTCCAGCCGCAGAAGGCTGACGAAACCGCGTTCTGGCAAGGCGTGCTGGATACCACTCATCGGCAGTTCATTGCCAGTGTGAAGCAGGGGCGCGGTGACCGGCTCAAGGATAAAGAACATCCGGAACTGTTTTCCGGTTTGGTCTGGTCCGGTGAACAGGCGTTGCCCCTCGGCTTGATCGATGGTCTGGGCAGCGCCAGTTCAGTGGCGCGGGATGTGATTGGCGAAAAAGAACTGGTGGACTTCACTGTCGAGGAGTCGCCGTTTGACCGCTTCTCCAAGAAGCTCGGTGCCAGCATCGCGGAAAAGCTTGCGATGTACATGGGCTTCCAGGGCCCAACCCTGCGCTGA